A stretch of Aedes aegypti strain LVP_AGWG chromosome 2, AaegL5.0 Primary Assembly, whole genome shotgun sequence DNA encodes these proteins:
- the LOC5569275 gene encoding uncharacterized protein LOC5569275, which yields MEIRWCWIAFVLLTVISHKAGTHNMAGNHPTDSADNTSSTVKSSRSRSSSSDSNSDSDSNSNKSSNPVIISDKLEKRYVAPYQPTVKTNSEDTPNELKQDVESNNNFDEIIASTEAASAKSLKKYLLKENKKYRKKYVSNDDYRQAGALNREPREAPVNEDDAEAPTTSAHKVSNESEKPHSRMKRLIWVTDDGRLALPPGTSLTIAPTIALPFVRYPPTGFLSNISISLPVTIDFDKLGLTDNQNPLGVLPPLLARSMGRAAGSILADYVSDYMRTRRRKRNAPNFSGSENFKITTNFIDGEDNEQKAPVLPDEHKHAFHGGERALLYTVVEDFIANFGLDGKACMLRAICEVHSKPVERFGLIGEVLKLFFTASLSPYSEHLDEYVSAENVGKGESGPGECFPYYKDCPKSLFQMGNNFQQRYKDEPSHESLDNNLYENEIDDIARDIRSNSRSESKDETVIQFENGVNKMAM from the exons ATGGAAATACGATGGTGCTGGATAGCTTTTGTCCTGCTAACAGTAATATCTCACAAAGCTGGGACTCACAATATGGCTGGTAATCATCCTACGGACAGTGCAGATAATACTAGTAGCACAGTTAAAAGTAGTAGGAGTAGGAGTAGTAGTAGCGATAGTAATAGTGATAGTGATAGCAATAGCAACAAGTCCTCCAATCCAGTCATCATTAGTGATAAATTAGAGAAACGATATGTTGCGCCATATCAACCAACAGTCAAGACTAACTCAGAAGACACACCAAACGAGTTAAAACAAGATGTTGAATCTAAtaacaattttgatgaaataattgCCAGTACGGAGGCAGCATCGGCCAAAAGCTTGAAGAAATATCTGCtgaaggaaaacaaaaaatacagaaaaaagtATGTGTCCAACGACGATTATCGGCAGGCAGGCGCGCTTAACCGTGAACCCAGGGAAGCTCCCGTAAATGAAGACGATGCAGAAGCACCAACGACATCGGCGCACAAAGTTAGCAACGAATCGGAGAAACCCCATAGTCGTATGAAGCGATTGATTTGGGTAACGGACGACGGCAGGCTGGCACTTCCCCCGGGCACCTCACTAACCATCGCACCGACAATTGCTCTTCCATTCGTGCGCTATCCTCCAACGGGATTTCTCTCCAACATTTCTATCAGCTTGCCAGTAACGA TTGACTTCGATAAACTGGGATTGACGGATAATCAGAATCCGTTGGGTGTCCTGCCGCCTTTATTGGCTCGCTCGATGGGACGGGCCGCCGGAAGCATTCTGGCAGATTACGTATCGGATTATATGCGCACTAGGAGACGGAAGCGGAATGCGCCGAACTTTTCCGGAAGTGAAAATTTCAAGATAACCACAAACTTCATCGATGGCGAGGACAATGAGCAGAAAGCGCCAGTTTTACCGGATGAGCATAAACATGCGTTCCATGGAGGAGAAAG GGCTCTTCTGTACACGGTAGTAGAAGACTTCATTGCAAATTTTGGACTAGATGGAAAAGCCTGCATGCTGCGTGCAATATGTGAAGTTCATTCGAAGCCCGTCGAGAGATTCGGGCTGATAGGCGAGGTGTTGAAGCTGTTTTTTAC TGCATCGTTGTCTCCATATTCAGAGCACCTAGATGAATACGTTTCAGCAGAAAACGTCGGCAAAGGAGAATCTGGTCCAGGAGAATGTTTCCCATATTACAAGGACTGCCCCAAGAGTCTCTTCCAGATGGGAAATAACTTCCAGCAGCGTTATAAGGATGAACCGTCTCACGAAAGCTTAGACAATAACTTGTATGAAAATGAGATTGATGACATTGCACGTGACATACGCAGTAATAGTAGAAGTGAATCCAAAGATGAAACGGTGATACAATTCGAGAATGGTGTTAATAAGATGGCAATGTAG